In Nocardia sputorum, a single genomic region encodes these proteins:
- a CDS encoding cystathionine gamma-synthase, which translates to MSELGFSTRAVHAGYEPDPQTGAVNVPIYASSTFAQDGVGGLRGGFEYARTGNPTRSVLEANLAALESGRYGRAFASGMAATDCALRATLRPGDHIVIPDDAYGGTFRLIDKVFSQWGIEHSPAHVFNVDEMRAAIRPNTKLVWIETPTNPLLSIGDIPALADVAHAAGAKLVVDNTFATPYLQQPLRLGADIVVHSTTKYLGGHSDVIGGALITDDPELDAAFAFLQNGAGAVPGPFDAFLTLRGIKTLALRMDRHCDNAETIAEFLSGHPSISQVIYPGLPEHPGHAVAAGQMRRFGGMISVRLGGDVEAARKFCARTEVFTLAESLGGIESLIEHPAAMTHASTEGSELEVPADLVRLSVGIEDVSDLLADIEQALS; encoded by the coding sequence ATGAGCGAGCTGGGATTCTCCACACGGGCCGTGCACGCCGGGTACGAACCCGATCCGCAGACCGGCGCGGTGAATGTGCCCATCTACGCGAGTTCGACGTTCGCCCAGGACGGCGTGGGCGGGTTGCGCGGCGGTTTCGAGTACGCGCGTACCGGCAACCCGACGCGGTCGGTCCTGGAGGCGAACCTCGCCGCGCTGGAATCGGGCCGCTACGGCCGGGCGTTCGCGTCCGGCATGGCCGCGACCGACTGTGCGCTGCGCGCCACGCTGCGACCGGGCGATCACATCGTGATCCCCGACGACGCCTACGGCGGCACCTTCCGGCTGATCGACAAGGTCTTCAGCCAGTGGGGTATCGAGCATTCGCCCGCGCACGTATTCAACGTGGACGAGATGCGCGCCGCGATCCGGCCGAACACCAAGCTGGTCTGGATCGAGACCCCGACAAACCCGCTGCTGAGCATCGGCGACATCCCGGCGCTGGCCGACGTCGCGCACGCGGCGGGCGCGAAGCTCGTCGTGGACAACACCTTCGCGACCCCCTACCTGCAGCAGCCCCTGCGGCTCGGCGCGGACATCGTGGTGCACTCCACCACCAAGTACCTCGGCGGCCACTCCGACGTCATCGGCGGTGCGCTGATCACCGACGATCCGGAGCTCGACGCGGCGTTCGCGTTCCTGCAGAACGGTGCGGGCGCGGTGCCCGGCCCGTTCGACGCGTTCCTCACGCTGCGTGGCATCAAGACCCTGGCCCTGCGGATGGACCGGCACTGCGACAACGCCGAGACCATCGCGGAGTTCCTGTCCGGGCACCCGTCGATCTCCCAGGTGATCTATCCCGGCCTGCCGGAGCACCCCGGCCATGCGGTCGCGGCCGGGCAGATGCGGCGTTTCGGCGGGATGATCTCGGTGCGCCTGGGCGGCGACGTGGAGGCGGCGCGCAAGTTCTGCGCGCGGACCGAGGTGTTCACCCTCGCCGAATCCCTGGGCGGTATCGAGTCGCTGATCGAGCATCCGGCCGCGATGACGCACGCCTCCACCGAGGGATCCGAGCTGGAGGTGCCCGCGGATCTGGTGCGGCTGTCGGTCGGGATCGAGGATGTCAGCGACCTGCTCGCGGACATCGAGCAGGCGTTGAGCTAG
- the greA gene encoding transcription elongation factor GreA, which translates to MTETQVTWLTPESHDRLKSELDALIANRPVIAAEINERREEGDLKENGGYHAAREEQGQQEARIRQLQELLNNAKVGVAPTKSGVALPGSVVKVYYDGDETDTETFLIATREEGLNDSKLETYSPNSPLGGALIDAKVGETREYTLPNGNTMKVTLISAEPYHS; encoded by the coding sequence ATGACTGAGACGCAAGTGACCTGGCTGACCCCGGAGTCGCACGACAGGCTCAAGAGCGAACTCGACGCGCTCATCGCCAATCGTCCGGTCATCGCCGCCGAGATCAACGAACGCCGGGAAGAGGGCGACCTCAAGGAGAACGGCGGATACCACGCCGCCCGCGAGGAGCAGGGTCAGCAGGAGGCGCGCATTCGCCAGCTGCAGGAGCTGCTGAACAACGCCAAGGTCGGCGTCGCACCGACCAAGTCCGGCGTCGCGCTTCCCGGGTCGGTCGTCAAGGTCTACTACGACGGCGACGAGACGGACACCGAGACCTTCCTGATCGCCACGCGCGAGGAGGGCCTCAACGATTCCAAGCTGGAGACCTACTCGCCGAACTCCCCGCTCGGTGGCGCGCTCATCGATGCCAAAGTGGGCGAGACCAGGGAGTACACGCTGCCGAACGGCAATACGATGAAGGTCACGCTGATCAGCGCCGAGCCCTACCACAGCTGA
- a CDS encoding DUF4307 domain-containing protein translates to MSQPAPESGGDAEAAAAPPSGPPADRYGTRPRKPRRWVVPVLGVLVVLAGLGVAYLGYQKYGPEDIEAEQLGYVVVDDSTMTIRLKVTRADPERPVVCFVRAMARDGSELGRREVLIEPSSSGTVELTTVVRSSARPASGSVYACSDRVPGYLRVG, encoded by the coding sequence ATGAGCCAGCCCGCGCCGGAGAGCGGCGGCGACGCCGAAGCCGCGGCGGCGCCCCCCAGCGGCCCCCCGGCCGACCGGTACGGCACGCGGCCACGCAAGCCGCGCCGCTGGGTCGTGCCGGTGCTCGGTGTGTTGGTGGTGCTCGCCGGGCTCGGCGTGGCCTACCTCGGGTATCAGAAGTACGGTCCGGAGGACATCGAGGCCGAGCAGCTCGGCTACGTCGTCGTCGACGACTCGACCATGACGATCAGGCTCAAGGTGACCCGGGCCGATCCGGAGCGGCCCGTGGTGTGTTTCGTCCGCGCGATGGCGCGCGACGGCTCCGAACTCGGCCGTCGCGAGGTGCTGATCGAACCGTCGAGCAGCGGGACGGTCGAGCTGACCACCGTGGTGCGCTCGTCCGCGCGGCCCGCGTCGGGCAGCGTGTACGCGTGCAGTGATCGGGTACCCGGCTACCTACGGGTTGGCTGA
- the mca gene encoding mycothiol conjugate amidase Mca: protein MSGLRLMAVHAHPDDESSKGAATTARYADEGHDVLVVTLTGGERGSILNPAMDTPGVLERIHEIRREEMAAAARALGVRQHWLGFVDSGLPEGDPLPPLPEGSFALVPLEEATEALVRVVREFKPHVMTTYDETGGYPHPDHIRCHEVSMAAFEAAGDPERFPDAGEPWTPLKLYYDHGFSMKRMEIFAAEYERLGEPFPLQEWLDRMRKYAAERGDMFARITTQIDCAKYFPQRDDALRAHATQIDPNGAFFAIPMEMQQRLWPTEEFELAKTRVRTELPETDLFAGIEDERS from the coding sequence GTGAGTGGCCTTCGCCTCATGGCGGTGCACGCCCACCCAGACGACGAATCCAGCAAGGGTGCCGCGACGACCGCCCGTTACGCCGACGAAGGACACGACGTCCTCGTCGTGACGCTGACCGGCGGAGAGCGCGGAAGCATCCTGAACCCCGCCATGGACACCCCAGGCGTCCTGGAGCGCATCCACGAGATCCGCCGCGAGGAGATGGCCGCCGCGGCCCGCGCGCTCGGCGTGCGCCAGCACTGGCTCGGTTTCGTCGACTCGGGTCTGCCGGAGGGCGACCCGCTGCCGCCGCTGCCGGAGGGCAGCTTCGCACTGGTTCCGCTCGAGGAGGCCACCGAGGCCCTGGTCCGCGTGGTGCGCGAGTTCAAGCCGCACGTGATGACCACCTACGACGAGACCGGCGGCTACCCGCACCCCGACCACATCCGCTGCCACGAGGTGTCGATGGCGGCGTTCGAGGCGGCGGGCGACCCCGAGCGTTTCCCGGACGCGGGGGAGCCGTGGACGCCGCTCAAGCTGTACTACGACCACGGCTTCAGCATGAAGCGGATGGAGATCTTCGCCGCGGAGTACGAGCGTCTCGGCGAGCCGTTCCCGCTGCAGGAATGGCTGGACCGGATGCGCAAGTACGCCGCCGAGCGCGGTGACATGTTCGCCCGGATCACCACCCAGATCGACTGTGCCAAGTACTTCCCGCAGCGCGACGACGCCTTGCGCGCGCACGCGACGCAAATCGACCCGAACGGCGCGTTCTTCGCCATTCCGATGGAGATGCAGCAGCGGTTGTGGCCGACCGAGGAGTTCGAGCTGGCCAAGACCCGGGTGCGCACGGAGCTACCGGAGACCGACCTGTTCGCGGGCATCGAGGACGAGCGGTCGTGA
- a CDS encoding FAD-binding oxidoreductase — MTFDELRAALPGRVLVAGDEGFENAARPWTTTVAQPVAAVVHAGDAADVATVVRYAGGAGVPVVTQPTGHGASGGVPDAILLRTGHLDGLEIDAERRVARVGAGVAWGRVQSAAARHGLTGLAGSNPVVGVTGYTLGGGMSWFGRKHGWAGDAVRAFEVVDAAGARRRVTAEDDPDLFWALRGGGGDFAVVTALEFDLFPAPELFGGRMLWPEARIREVFDVFQEITADAPDELSVWFQRLQIPDAPPMVGIDAVYLGDPDRGRAMLARLDAIGAPILDKRGVFGPADIGAVTGEPTTPSPSLSRAEQLTELGDAVVKTLIDEPVAPLANVQIRHLGGALAETRPDGGARGPIAQPYLLYCLGLGLPHLADAVHARRTAIVDAVSGQISGGKPYTFLTPGEDASAAFDTATLTRLRAIKRARDPHGVIRANYPVLG; from the coding sequence ATGACATTCGACGAACTGCGCGCTGCGCTGCCCGGCCGTGTGCTGGTGGCGGGTGACGAGGGATTCGAGAACGCGGCCCGGCCGTGGACGACGACAGTCGCGCAGCCGGTGGCCGCCGTGGTGCACGCAGGCGATGCGGCTGACGTCGCGACCGTGGTGCGGTACGCGGGCGGCGCGGGCGTACCGGTGGTCACCCAGCCGACCGGGCACGGCGCCTCCGGCGGGGTGCCGGACGCGATTCTGCTGCGCACCGGGCACTTGGACGGCCTCGAGATCGACGCCGAGCGCCGAGTGGCGCGCGTCGGCGCCGGGGTGGCGTGGGGCCGGGTGCAGTCCGCCGCTGCCCGGCACGGGTTGACGGGCCTGGCGGGCAGCAACCCGGTCGTCGGCGTGACCGGATACACCCTCGGCGGCGGCATGAGCTGGTTCGGCCGCAAGCACGGCTGGGCCGGCGACGCGGTGCGCGCGTTCGAGGTCGTCGACGCGGCGGGCGCCCGCCGCCGGGTCACGGCCGAGGACGATCCGGATCTGTTCTGGGCCCTGCGCGGTGGCGGCGGCGACTTCGCGGTGGTCACGGCGCTGGAGTTCGATCTGTTCCCCGCGCCGGAATTGTTCGGCGGCCGCATGCTGTGGCCGGAAGCCCGGATCCGCGAGGTGTTCGACGTCTTCCAGGAGATCACCGCCGACGCGCCCGACGAGCTGAGCGTGTGGTTCCAGCGCCTGCAGATCCCGGACGCGCCGCCGATGGTCGGCATCGACGCCGTCTACCTCGGTGACCCGGATCGAGGACGCGCGATGCTCGCTCGGCTCGACGCCATCGGTGCGCCGATTCTCGACAAGCGCGGCGTTTTCGGGCCCGCCGACATCGGCGCCGTCACCGGCGAACCCACGACGCCGAGCCCGTCGCTCTCGCGCGCCGAGCAGCTGACCGAACTCGGCGATGCCGTGGTCAAGACGCTGATCGACGAACCGGTCGCGCCGCTGGCGAACGTGCAGATCCGCCACCTGGGCGGCGCGCTGGCCGAGACCAGGCCGGACGGGGGCGCCCGGGGTCCGATCGCGCAGCCGTACCTGCTCTACTGCCTGGGGCTCGGGTTGCCGCACCTCGCCGACGCGGTCCACGCGCGGCGCACCGCCATCGTCGACGCGGTGAGCGGGCAGATCAGCGGCGGCAAGCCGTACACCTTCCTCACGCCCGGCGAAGACGCTTCCGCGGCTTTCGACACCGCGACGCTGACCCGGCTGCGCGCGATCAAGCGCGCCCGGGACCCGCACGGTGTCATCCGGGCCAACTATCCGGTGCTGGGGTAG
- a CDS encoding TROVE domain-containing protein — MSKFNLARPGATSPVTSETRPTGRTFEGGAGYARTPQSELFLLAVTNMVGEHTFYESAGQRDDRYAALVRRTTLADPEWTARFLRWLRTEANMRSAALVGAAEFAKARLDADAPGMSRQVIDSVLQRADEPGELLAYWTSVHGRAVPKPVKRGIADAVRRLYDERAVLKWDSTARAFRFADVLQLTHPAPAAEKPWQGALFAHALDRRYGRETDLPATLAVLRARAELMARPLEHRRALFDDPERARATLRAAGMTWEAVAGWLQGPMDAPVWEALIPSMGYMAKLRNLRNFDQAGVSDAVAAEVAAELADPNQVARSRQLPMRFLSAYRAAPSLRWGHALEQALGHSLAAVPALPGRTLVLVDTSGSMQAGFAKDGSLARWDAAALFGLALARRCAQADVVSYSSPGGSWKGHARPASLVFPQRRAEPVLAAVRRWREEGYFLGWGTDTAGAVREHYAGHDRVVILTDEQAHDGDVGRALPGRVPLYTWNLAGYRYGHAPGGTPYRHTFGGLTDAAFRMIPLLEAGRDADWPF; from the coding sequence ATGAGCAAGTTCAACCTGGCGCGCCCCGGCGCGACTTCACCGGTCACCAGCGAGACCCGGCCGACCGGCCGCACCTTCGAAGGCGGCGCGGGATACGCGCGCACTCCGCAGAGCGAGCTGTTCCTGTTGGCCGTCACGAACATGGTCGGCGAGCACACCTTCTACGAGTCCGCCGGTCAGCGCGACGACCGCTACGCCGCGCTGGTGCGCCGGACGACGCTCGCCGACCCGGAGTGGACCGCCCGCTTCCTGCGCTGGCTGCGTACCGAGGCGAACATGCGCAGCGCCGCGCTCGTCGGCGCCGCCGAGTTCGCCAAGGCGCGGCTGGACGCGGACGCGCCGGGAATGTCGCGGCAGGTGATCGACTCGGTGCTGCAGCGCGCCGACGAGCCCGGGGAACTGCTCGCGTACTGGACCTCCGTGCACGGGCGCGCGGTGCCCAAGCCGGTCAAGCGCGGCATCGCCGACGCCGTGCGCCGTCTGTACGACGAGCGCGCTGTGCTCAAGTGGGACAGCACCGCGCGCGCGTTCCGCTTCGCCGACGTGCTCCAGCTCACCCATCCCGCACCCGCGGCCGAAAAGCCCTGGCAGGGAGCGTTGTTCGCACATGCGCTGGATCGGCGATACGGACGCGAGACCGACCTGCCCGCCACCTTGGCGGTGCTGCGTGCCCGCGCTGAGCTGATGGCACGTCCGCTCGAGCACCGCCGTGCGCTGTTCGACGACCCCGAGCGAGCCCGTGCCACGCTGCGCGCGGCGGGCATGACCTGGGAGGCGGTCGCCGGCTGGCTGCAGGGTCCGATGGACGCGCCGGTGTGGGAGGCGTTGATCCCAAGCATGGGCTACATGGCCAAGCTGCGTAACCTGCGCAACTTCGACCAGGCCGGGGTGAGCGACGCCGTGGCCGCGGAGGTGGCCGCCGAACTCGCCGACCCGAACCAGGTGGCCCGCTCGCGGCAGCTGCCGATGCGGTTCCTGTCGGCGTACCGGGCCGCGCCGTCGCTGCGCTGGGGCCACGCGCTCGAGCAGGCGCTCGGTCATTCGCTCGCGGCCGTGCCCGCGCTGCCCGGGCGCACGCTGGTGCTGGTGGACACCTCGGGCTCGATGCAGGCCGGGTTCGCCAAGGACGGCTCGCTGGCGCGCTGGGACGCCGCGGCGCTGTTCGGCCTCGCGCTCGCCCGGCGCTGCGCGCAGGCGGACGTCGTGTCGTACTCCAGCCCCGGCGGCAGCTGGAAGGGCCACGCTCGGCCGGCCAGCCTGGTGTTTCCGCAGCGGCGCGCCGAGCCGGTGCTCGCGGCGGTGCGGCGGTGGCGCGAGGAGGGCTACTTCCTCGGCTGGGGCACCGACACGGCGGGCGCGGTGCGTGAGCACTACGCGGGTCACGACCGGGTCGTGATCCTGACCGACGAGCAGGCGCACGACGGCGACGTCGGCCGGGCGCTGCCAGGCCGGGTACCGCTCTACACCTGGAACCTGGCGGGATACCGCTACGGGCACGCCCCCGGCGGCACACCGTACCGGCACACCTTCGGCGGCCTGACCGACGCCGCGTTCCGGATGATCCCGCTGCTGGAAGCGGGGCGCGACGCCGACTGGCCCTTCTGA
- a CDS encoding TIGR03086 family metal-binding protein, with amino-acid sequence MDNVIGQIDRALDATGAIVAAVGGAGLAAPTPCRDWDVRTVLNHTVGGMHIFAAALSGTDAGAEHESDWLGGDPQGAYAAAAEVDRAAWHRPDALDGTVGISLGELPGPAAALVHLTEVLVHGVDIAVAIDRPDLADDQLCGELLATMQAMGGIDSFRAPGIFGPEIAVAEDEPAHRRLLAYVGREVLARTA; translated from the coding sequence ATGGACAACGTGATCGGACAGATCGACCGTGCACTCGATGCGACCGGAGCGATCGTCGCCGCCGTGGGAGGAGCGGGTCTGGCAGCGCCCACGCCGTGCCGGGATTGGGATGTCCGCACCGTCCTCAACCACACCGTGGGCGGGATGCACATCTTCGCGGCGGCCCTGAGCGGCACGGACGCGGGCGCCGAACACGAGTCCGACTGGCTCGGCGGCGATCCACAGGGCGCCTACGCGGCGGCGGCGGAGGTCGACCGCGCCGCTTGGCACCGGCCTGACGCGCTCGACGGCACGGTGGGCATCTCGCTCGGGGAACTGCCCGGCCCCGCGGCGGCGCTGGTCCATCTCACCGAGGTTCTCGTGCACGGTGTCGACATCGCGGTGGCCATCGACCGGCCGGATCTGGCCGACGACCAACTGTGTGGCGAACTGCTCGCCACCATGCAAGCCATGGGCGGCATCGATTCTTTCCGCGCGCCCGGCATTTTCGGGCCAGAGATCGCCGTCGCCGAGGACGAACCGGCGCACCGCCGGTTGTTGGCCTATGTCGGACGCGAAGTGCTGGCCCGGACGGCATAG
- a CDS encoding NAD(P)H-binding protein: protein MYVIIGATGTVGREVVAQLRATDTAVTAVTRDAGRAQMPPGTVVVQADPAVPSIPAKTWNGVEGVLLSSRAVTASAADILSAASDHGVRRVVVISASTVEYPAGEPRFMAGFRALEAAAEASGLAWTALRCADFDANTLAWVPQLQTGDVVRGAYGKAATSPIHESDIAAVAVRALTEDGHEGRRYLLTGPESLTQYDKVRILGEITGRDLSFLELTPEQVRAGMTAQGLPAEVPDRLLGSLSDYARVPGPTTGTVGELLGRPALDFAAWAAEHTVAFTR from the coding sequence ATGTACGTCATCATCGGAGCCACCGGTACGGTCGGCCGGGAAGTGGTCGCGCAACTCCGCGCGACCGACACGGCCGTCACCGCCGTGACCCGGGACGCCGGACGGGCGCAGATGCCGCCGGGAACCGTTGTGGTGCAGGCGGATCCCGCGGTGCCGAGCATTCCCGCCAAGACCTGGAACGGCGTCGAGGGGGTGCTGTTGAGCTCCCGCGCCGTCACCGCCTCGGCCGCGGACATACTCTCCGCGGCCTCCGATCACGGGGTGCGGCGCGTGGTGGTGATCTCGGCGTCGACGGTGGAATACCCCGCCGGGGAGCCGCGGTTCATGGCCGGTTTCCGGGCACTGGAGGCCGCGGCCGAAGCATCGGGCCTGGCCTGGACCGCTCTGCGCTGCGCGGACTTCGACGCCAACACCTTGGCCTGGGTACCGCAATTACAAACCGGGGACGTGGTACGCGGCGCATACGGCAAGGCCGCCACCTCACCGATTCACGAGAGCGATATCGCCGCCGTCGCGGTGCGCGCACTGACCGAGGACGGCCACGAGGGCCGCCGCTACCTGCTCACCGGCCCCGAGTCGCTGACCCAGTACGACAAGGTCCGCATACTGGGCGAGATCACCGGCCGCGACCTGTCGTTCCTCGAGCTCACCCCCGAACAGGTGCGCGCCGGGATGACGGCACAGGGCCTGCCCGCAGAGGTCCCGGACCGGCTGCTCGGCTCACTGTCCGATTACGCCCGCGTCCCGGGTCCCACCACCGGCACCGTCGGCGAGCTGCTCGGCCGCCCCGCCCTCGATTTCGCCGCCTGGGCCGCCGAACACACGGTCGCCTTCACACGCTGA
- a CDS encoding MarR family winged helix-turn-helix transcriptional regulator has translation MDSIENYSDVRHRRRLTTRIKGSLRDVRSQLALLNRQVGTRLELRDIDFDCLDLINSHGPLSPSALAKQAGLHPATLTGILDRLERAGWIVRERATGDRRAVLVRALPERLGEVYDLLSGMNAAVEDLCADYTPEQLELLADFLHRVTVAGRAAADHLVAG, from the coding sequence ATGGATTCAATAGAAAATTACAGTGATGTCCGCCACCGGCGACGCCTGACCACCCGCATCAAGGGCTCGCTGCGCGATGTGCGCAGCCAGTTGGCGCTGCTCAACCGGCAGGTCGGCACCCGCCTCGAACTCAGGGACATCGACTTCGACTGCCTGGACCTGATCAACAGCCATGGCCCGCTGAGCCCCAGCGCATTGGCGAAACAGGCCGGTCTCCATCCCGCGACCCTCACCGGCATCCTGGACCGTCTCGAACGTGCGGGCTGGATCGTGCGCGAACGCGCGACCGGCGACCGCCGCGCGGTACTCGTCCGTGCTCTCCCCGAGCGGCTCGGCGAGGTCTACGACCTGCTGTCCGGGATGAACGCGGCCGTCGAGGACCTGTGCGCCGACTACACCCCCGAGCAACTCGAACTATTGGCCGATTTCCTCCATCGGGTCACCGTTGCCGGCCGCGCGGCCGCCGACCACCTCGTAGCGGGGTGA
- a CDS encoding thioredoxin domain-containing protein, which produces MNQLVGATSPYLRQHADNPVDWRQWDADALAEAAARDVPILLSVGYASCHWCHVMAHESFEDQATADQMNENFVCVKVDREERPDLDAVYMNATVAMTGQGGWPMTCFLTPDGEPFYCGTYYPKLPRGGMPSFTQLLTAITETWRTRRDEVNQASAQVAAALRDQASGLPDADLTISPELLAHAVAAVLRDEDAEHGGFGGAPKFPPSALLEGLLRHWERTGDPAVFEVVARTAEAMARGGIYDQLRGGFARYSVDAAWLVPHFEKMLYDNAQLLRAYAHLARRSTSVLPESLSHRVTREVVRFLLDDLGTAEGGFASALDADTHLEPGKPGVEGATYVWTPAELAGALGPIEGAWAAEFFGVSTAGNFEQGTSVLTRYTEPATAEDAARLDRVRAALIAARDRRPQPERDDKVVTAWNGMAITALAEAAAALDEPEWTAAAVRCARFLLTEHVVDGRLRRASLGGVAGAAPGILEDHAWLVTGLLALHQATGELGWLADAQRLLDLTIEHFADPDQPGGWFDTADDAETLVARPRDPIDGATPAGASALAEALLTAAAASDPARAVRYRELADRTLERGAIVLARAPRSAGQWLAVAEAALRGPLQVAIATTEPAAHPTELLAAARSAAPGGSVVLAAAPDAVPLLADRPLVRDAAAAYVCRGSVCDLPVSTPDELRAALQRN; this is translated from the coding sequence ATGAACCAGTTGGTCGGTGCCACATCGCCTTATCTGCGTCAGCACGCCGACAACCCGGTCGATTGGCGGCAGTGGGATGCCGATGCGCTGGCGGAGGCGGCCGCGCGCGACGTGCCGATTCTGCTCTCGGTCGGATACGCGTCCTGTCACTGGTGCCATGTGATGGCGCACGAGTCGTTCGAGGATCAGGCCACCGCCGACCAGATGAACGAGAATTTCGTCTGCGTGAAGGTCGACCGGGAGGAGCGACCGGACCTGGACGCGGTCTACATGAACGCCACGGTCGCCATGACGGGGCAGGGCGGCTGGCCGATGACCTGCTTCTTGACACCCGACGGCGAACCGTTCTACTGCGGCACCTACTACCCGAAACTGCCGCGCGGCGGCATGCCGTCGTTCACCCAGCTGCTCACCGCGATCACCGAGACCTGGCGCACCCGGCGGGACGAGGTGAACCAGGCTTCCGCGCAGGTGGCGGCGGCGCTGCGGGACCAGGCGAGCGGATTGCCCGACGCGGACCTGACGATCAGCCCGGAGTTGCTCGCCCACGCCGTCGCCGCCGTGCTGCGTGACGAGGACGCCGAGCACGGCGGATTCGGCGGCGCCCCGAAGTTCCCGCCGTCGGCGCTGCTGGAGGGCTTGCTGCGGCACTGGGAGCGGACCGGTGACCCGGCGGTGTTCGAGGTGGTGGCCCGCACCGCGGAGGCGATGGCGCGCGGCGGCATCTACGACCAGCTGCGCGGCGGATTCGCGCGGTATTCGGTCGACGCCGCGTGGCTGGTGCCGCATTTCGAGAAGATGCTCTACGACAACGCGCAGCTGCTGCGCGCCTATGCGCACCTGGCCCGGCGCAGCACATCGGTGCTTCCCGAGTCGTTGTCGCACCGGGTCACCCGGGAGGTCGTGCGGTTCCTGCTCGATGACCTGGGGACCGCCGAGGGCGGCTTCGCCTCGGCGCTGGACGCCGACACCCACTTGGAGCCTGGCAAACCCGGCGTCGAAGGCGCGACGTACGTGTGGACGCCCGCCGAATTGGCCGGTGCGCTCGGTCCGATCGAGGGGGCATGGGCGGCCGAATTCTTCGGCGTCTCCACCGCGGGGAACTTCGAACAGGGCACCTCGGTGCTGACCAGGTACACCGAGCCCGCCACGGCGGAGGACGCCGCGCGTTTGGACCGTGTCCGCGCGGCGTTGATCGCCGCGCGCGACCGCCGCCCCCAGCCGGAGCGGGACGACAAAGTGGTGACCGCCTGGAACGGCATGGCGATCACCGCGCTCGCCGAGGCCGCGGCGGCGCTGGACGAGCCGGAGTGGACCGCCGCCGCCGTCCGGTGCGCGCGATTCCTGCTGACCGAGCACGTGGTGGACGGGCGGCTGCGGCGCGCCTCGCTCGGCGGCGTCGCCGGTGCCGCGCCCGGGATCCTGGAGGACCACGCCTGGCTGGTCACCGGGCTGCTCGCGCTGCACCAAGCCACCGGCGAACTGGGCTGGCTGGCGGACGCGCAACGCTTGCTGGACCTCACGATCGAGCATTTCGCCGACCCGGACCAGCCGGGCGGCTGGTTCGACACCGCCGACGACGCCGAAACCCTCGTCGCCCGTCCCCGCGACCCGATCGACGGCGCCACGCCCGCGGGCGCCTCCGCCCTGGCCGAAGCGCTGCTCACCGCCGCGGCCGCGAGCGACCCCGCACGGGCCGTCCGCTACCGCGAACTCGCCGACCGCACCCTCGAGCGCGGCGCGATCGTGCTCGCGCGTGCGCCCCGTTCGGCGGGGCAGTGGCTCGCTGTCGCCGAGGCGGCACTCCGGGGTCCGCTGCAGGTCGCCATCGCCACCACCGAGCCGGCCGCCCACCCGACCGAATTGCTCGCCGCGGCTCGGTCGGCCGCTCCGGGTGGTTCGGTCGTCCTCGCCGCCGCCCCGGACGCCGTCCCCCTTCTGGCCGACCGGCCTTTGGTTCGCGACGCAGCCGCCGCCTACGTCTGCCGCGGCTCCGTCTGCGACCTTCCGGTCTCCACTCCGGACGAGCTCCGGGCGGCACTGCAACGGAACTAG